In a single window of the Rhinolophus ferrumequinum isolate MPI-CBG mRhiFer1 chromosome 21, mRhiFer1_v1.p, whole genome shotgun sequence genome:
- the LOC117013335 gene encoding LOW QUALITY PROTEIN: protein CD300H-like (The sequence of the model RefSeq protein was modified relative to this genomic sequence to represent the inferred CDS: inserted 1 base in 1 codon), with product MTLRVGAEWLPSALLLLQVQGSLSLSGPHTVTGTXGGSLSVQCRYEEEYRNYIKFWCEYPCSPLRKKIVQTTFSEREVRSGRVSIRDYPANLTFTVTLDSLTEEDEGTYKCGILSPFGHDPMFQVTVSVFPAPQKPPAQRSSQATWALRPRCQ from the exons ATGACCCTGAGGGTTGGGGCAGAATGGCTGCCTTCAGCCCTGCTCCTTCTCCAGGTCCAAG GCTCTTTGTCTCTGAGTGGCCCCCACACCGTGACAGGCA GTGGGGGTTCCCTGAGCGTGCAGTGTCGGTACGAGGAGGAATACAGAAACTATATCAAATTTTGGTGCGAATACCCGTGCTCGCCACTGAGGAAGAAGATTGTGCAGACGACATTTtcagagagagaagtgaggagCGGTCGTGTGTCCATCAGGGACTATCCAGCAAACCTCACCTTCACGGTGACCTTGGACAGCCTCACAGAGGAAGATGAAGGCACGTACAAGTGTGGGATCCTTTCGCCATTCGGTCACGACCCCATGTTCCAGGTTACGGTGTCTGTGTTCCCAG CCCCACAGAAACCCCCAGCCCAAAGGTCTTCACAAGCAACCTGGGCCCTCCGTCCTCGCTGCCAGTGA
- the LOC117013333 gene encoding CMRF35-like molecule 7 has translation MWLPPALLLLSLPGCFSIRGPASVRGREQGSLTVQCRYDPKWKNYVKWWCKGAVWSSCQILVKTTESEWEKDRVSIRDNQRSHIFTVTMKELRRDDADTYWCGIERSGVDLAVQVVVIIDPENLLSRTIANSHGGLSSGSNVRTHYILLVFVKVPVLLILVGAILWLKGLRGSPRSNGNSLSKHTCPLT, from the exons ATGTGGCTGCCTCCAGCTCTACTCCTTCTCAGCCTCCCAG GCTGTTTCTCCATCCGGGGCCCAGCGTCCGTGAGAGGCCGAGAGCAGGGCTCACTGACCGTGCAGTGTCGCTATGACCCCAAATGGAAGAACTACGTGAAGTGGTGGTGTAAAGGAGCTGTTTGGAGTTCCTGCCAGATTCTAGTTAAAACCACTGAATCAGAGTGGGAGAAGGACCGTGTGTCCATCAGGGACAATCAGAGAAGCCACATATTCACCGTGACCATGAAGGAGCTCAGGCGAGATGATGCAGACACTTACTGGTGTGGGATTGAGAGAAGTGGAGTTGACCTTGCGGTCCAAGTTGTAGTGATCATCGATCCAG AGAACCTGCTGTCTAGGACAATTGCCAACAGCCACGGAGGGTTGTCTTCTGGCTCCAACGTCAG GACCCACTACATCCTTCTGGTATTTGTAAAGGTGCCTGTATTACTCATCTTGGTTGGTGCCATCCTCTGGTTGAAGGGCCTTCGGGGGTCCCCAAGGAGCAATGGGAACAGCCTGTCTAAACACACTTGTCCTCTGACCTGA